The nucleotide window CTACTCCGCCGCCACAACACAGCCAATACCCCTTTCGGAGTCAGGCCGCAACGCAACGTATAGGCGCAGTTTCATAGCGTTGAAAGAATTTGATCGAATCTTCGTAAGGCGATCATGACGGGCCACGCTTTGTACGCATGGCACGCGGTCGCTACATTGCCGGGCAAGACGAAAATCGATGTCTGGTCAATGGACGGCACACCGTGACTCTGATTCCCCTTCACCCGGACGATCCCCGCCGCCTCGGCGACTTCGCACTCGTCGGCCGCCTCGGCGCGGGCGGAATGGGTGCGGTGTATCTCGCCCGGGCCACGGACGGGCGGCGGGTCGCCGTCAAGGTGGTCCGGCGGGAGTGGTCGGCCGATCCGGAGTTTCTGGCGCGGTTCCGCAGTGAGGTGCGCCGGGCGCGCCAGGTGCCCCCGTTCTGCACCGCCGCCGTGCTGCACGCCGATCTCGAACACGTTCCGCCGTTCGTGGTCGTCGAGTACGTGGACGGTCCGAGCCTGGCCGAGGTGGTGCGCGACCGGGGACCGCTGGAAGCGGGCGAGCTGTACAGCCTCGCGGTGGGAGTCGCCACCGCGCTCGCCGCCATTCACGGCGCCGGCGTGGTGCACCGCGATCTCAAGCCGGCCAACGTGCTGCTCGGCGTCGGCCTGCCGAAGGTGATCGACTTCGGCATCTCGCGCAGCGTGGAGATGAGTGAGGGGCTCACCCGACCCGGCCAGGTCGTCGGCACGATCGCCTACCTGGCGCCGGAATGCTTCGACACCGCGGCACCCACCAGGGTGTCCCCGGCGGCCGACGTGTTCGCCTGGGGTGTTCTGGTCGGATATGCCGCGACGGGCCGCACACCCTTCGCGGCCGACTCGCCATTGGCGACGGTCGGCCGGATCCTGACGCAGCCACCTGACCTCGACGGGCTGACCGGGCGGCTCCGTGACCTGGTGTCCGCCGCGCTCAGCAAGGACCCGGCCACCCGCCCGGCCGCCCGTGATCTGCTGGACGCGCTGCTCCGCGGTGAGCGCGGTGAACCGGTCCGCGGCGTCGCCCCGGAGCTGCGGGCGGCCGCGCTCGCCGCGCGCGGCAGCGGATCGGGCCGCCGCCGGCTCTGGCGTGCCGCGGTCGCGGCGGCGGTCTGCGCCGTGCTCGCCGCGGCCGGCACCGCCGTCGCCCACTTCCACGAGGTCGCCGGCGCCCAGGCGGCCGTCGCCGCGCGGCAGAGCCGGGACCGCACCGTCCAGGACCTGCTGAACCGCTCGGCGCAGGTCTCATCCACCGATCCGGGACTCGCGCTGCGCCTGGCGGTCAGCGCGCAGTCGCTGGGCCCGTCGCCGCGCGGCCGGGGAGCCCTGAACGCGCTCCTCGCGGCGGGATACGCCGGCGAGGTGGGCTCCGGCAGGCCGCTGCACACCGTCGAGTTCCGGCCGGACGGAGCCGCCGTCGTGCTGGGTGGCCGCGACGGCGAACTCGACATCTGGGCCGTCGACGGGGACAGGTTCACCAGAGCCGGGTCGCTGCCGGTCGCCGACGAGGTCACCGAGGACGCCGCGTTCACCCCCGACGGAAAGACTCTGGCGACGATAGGACGGCAGGCAAGGCTGTGGGACGTCAGCGACCCGGCGACCCCGCGACTGCTGTACGCCCGGGCGGTCGAGACCCTCGACGGCGACCTGACGGTCGAGTTCACCCGTGACGGCCGGCGGCTCGTCGTCCAGGACGAGAAGCGTACGGCCGTCTGGGACGTGCGGGACCGTCGGCATCCGGAAGCGATCTGGTCGACGACACCGATCGAGGACGAGCAGACCGGCGCCACGGCCCTCAGCCGTGACGACAAGATCATGGCCGGTGTCGAGCGCCACGGCTCGCTCTCGATCTGGACCATGACGTCCCGGACAAGGCCCCGCAAGGTCGCTACCGTCCGCGGCATCGGCCAGGTGGCGGACATAGCGTTCAGCCCCGGCGCCGACGTCATGGCCGTGGCGCGCGTCAGAGAAGGAATCCGGCTCTATGACGTGTCCCACCCGACCCGCCCTCGTCGCATCGCTGATCTCGCCGAGCCCGCGGAGTTCGTCTCCACCATCACCTTCGATCCCACGGGAACGCGGTTGGCGATCGGCGGCAGCGGTGGAGCGGTGTCGTTGTGGGACGTCCGGACACCCGAGTACGCCGTGCTCGTCAGGACCCTGCGCGGCGTCGGCGGCGCCGTTCGCGACGCCGACTTCTCGCCCGACGGTTCCCGCGTTCTCACCGTAGGTGACGGCGTGGCACACACCGCGATGTTGTGGCGGCTGAACCCGTTCCAGGCGCAGCGGCGGGCCGTTCTCACGGGCCGCGGCACCTACGACTATTCGCCGGAGGTGGCTCTCTCCCCCGACGACGACGTCGCCGTCGTCCGTTCGGACGGCAAGCTCTCATCGTGGAACCTGCGGGACGTCTCCCGCCCGCGGCCGATCGGAAAACCGGTGTCGTTGCCCGACGACTCGGGAGTGTCGCCGCTGCGGCTGAGATCGGACCTGCGGACCGTCCTCGCCGGTGGGTCGCTCTTCGACATCACCGGCGGCCGCGCACGCCGGCTGATCCCCGCCAAGGACGGCGAACTCCGGTGGGTGCTCGACCTGGACAGCCGGCGCGACCTGGCCGCGGTGTTCGACAACCGCTCCTTCCGGACCGGCGCCCGGGCCAAGGTTCTGATCTGCCGGGTCGTTGCCGGCCGCCAACCCGTGGTCCTGGCGTCCATACCGGCGACGCACGTCAACGCCGCGGTCTTCGTGCCGGCGGCGAAATCGATCGTCATCGCGGATGGCGGCAACGCCGACTCCGCCGCGGTGACGATCTGGGATCTGACCGAGCCGGCGAAGCCTCGCGTGGTCCGTACCTTGAGGAGCGACACGGAGATCAGGAATCTCTCGACCGGCGGTCGAACCGCGTTCGACGGCAGCGACGGCATCAAGATCTGGAACAACCGCACCGGCGATGACGAGAGCGTCCGGATCGCCCATCGCCCGTTCTTCGACGCCGTCGTTGGCCTGTCTTTCTCCGCCGGTGAGGAAATGATGGCCGTGGCCACGGCCGGCGGCACCGAACTGTGGAGCGTCCTGGACGGGGCAGAGCCGGTGCTCATGAGCGTCATTCCCGGCAGCGAGACTTCCGGCATCGCCTTCAGCGCGCGCCGTCCCCTGCTGGCGACCGCCGACGACGACAAGGGCGTGGTGGTGTGGGATGTCGGGTCGATGCTCGCGACGGCACGCGATCCGCTGCCGGCCGCCTGCCGGCGGTCGGGCGGGTTGAGTGAGTCCGAGTGGCGTCGATACGTCTCCGAGGTGCCGTTCCGCCGAGCGTGCCGGTAAGGCAGGGGGTCAGCCGGTCCAGAACTCGGCTCTGTCGATGCTGACGTAGGCGGCCGCCGAGGCCGCGTTCCGCTCCCCCGTCACGCGGACCCGGACGGTGTGGGTGCCGTAGGTGAGCCGGGGGCTCAGGTAGTTGAGGGCCTCGCCGACGCGGATCGCGCCGTAGAGGTCAGCACGCTGCTCGGGGCCGTTGTCGACGCTGATCGCGGCGATGCCGTTGCCGGTGTCGCGGACCGAGAGCAGGGCCAGCTGGGTGCCGGTGAAGGTGTACGTCGCGGTGGCGCCGGCCTGGTTCGTCCAATGGTCGTCGCCCCAGAAGCAGGCCGCCGCGCAGCCCGTGCCGGAGTTCCAGGTGCCGGAGTACACCAGCGAGCCGCCGCCGGAGGAGCGGCCGTCGTTGTTGATCCAGCCGGTGGACGGCCCGGGGTCGCCGGCCGGCAGGTCCTGGGTGGCGCCGATGGCCAGCGGCTGGCCGAGGCTCGGGCTGCCGTCGGCGTCGAAGCCGACGCGCTGCACGCGCGTGGTCCGGTTGCTGTACGTGAAGACACCCGTCGTCTTCGCGTGGTACACGATCCACGTCTCGGTGCCGTCGGGGCTGGTGAAGAAGCCGTGGTGGCCGGGGCCGTACACGCCGCGGGCGTCCTGCCGGGAGAAGAGCGCGCCGTTGTGCTGCTGCCAGCTCGCGCGGTTGAGCGGGTCGGCGCCGGACGCGACGCTCATCATCCACAGCCCGTAGTCGGGCTTGCCGGTGTCGCAGACCGAGTACGTCATCCAGGTGCGGCCGTTGCGGTAGAGGAACGCCGGCCCCTCGCGCACCTCCGGGCAGTGCCCGGCCGCGTTCAGCGACACGGCGTTGCCGGAGACCGTCCACGGGTTCGACAGCGGGGCGATGTTGATGCCGTTGTGCTGGAACTCGTTGAGCCCGCTCCACATCAGGTACAGCCGGCCGTTGTGCCGCATGAGCCCGGCGTCGATGGCGAACACGTCGCGGTTGGGCGGCACCAGCCGGGCCTTGAACTGGTACGGGCCGGCCGGGTCGTCGCCCGCGGACTCCAGCACGAACAGCCGGTGGTTCTCGTCCACGCCGTTGTCCGCGGTGTAGTAGAGGTACCAGCGGTTGTTCACCCGGTAGAGCTCCGGCGCCCAGACGTGCTGGTTGCGCGCCGGGTCGGTGTCGCGCCACACCTGGATGGCCGGGGCGTTCAGCAGGGTCGCCACGCTCCGGGAGCGGCGGATCCTGATCGCGTCGCCCTCGGTCATCAGCAGGTAGTAGTTGCCGTTGAAGTAGGTCATGAAGGGGTCGGGCCCGGTGCCGACCGGGTTGCGGAACGTGCCGGCGGCGGCGAACGCCGGGGTGGCCGAGGTGGCCGCGAAGAACGAGAGGAACAGGCCTAGGGCGGCGGCGATCGCCGCCCACCGGCGCCGTCGGGGAACGGTGCGGTGCATGGGTGCCTCCATGGGGAAGTGGAGTCGCACCGACCTTACATCGAAGATGCTGGATCGAGCGTGCGGCGCAGCCGGACCGCGTGCGCGGGCCAGCCGTGCTCGGCGGCGTGCAGCACCACCGCCAGCAGATTGGCCCGCTCGGCGTCGAGCCAGCCCCGCGCGCTCGCCGCGTCCGGAAAGGCCGGCGTGGCCGGCGGGTGCGTACCGGAATCGGGCCGGCATGGCCGCCCGGCCGGGTGCAGCGTGTCGATGGCCGCCGCGGTGGCCGCGAGGTAGTGGTCGAGCAGCCGGGTGCCGGCCGCCCGGCCCGCGGCGCTGTCGATCCCGCCCGAGAGCCCGCGCGCGTGCGCCCGGAGCAGTTCATGCATCCGGTACCGGCCGGAGTCGTCGCGCTGCACCAGATGCGCGCGGGTGAGCCGATCCAGCACCTGGTCGACGGCGGGCGTACCGACGCCGGTCAGCGCCGCGGCGACGTGCCGGTCGAAGTCCGCGCCGGGATGCAGGGCGAGCAGGCCGAACGCCGCCGCGGTCGACGGCGCCAGGTCCCGGTACGACCACTGGAGCACCGAACCGACGCCGGTGTGCCGGTCTCCCGCGGCGTCGAGCAGCGCCAGGCGGTCCCGGTGGTCGGCCAGGTCACCGGCCAGCTCGGCCAGCGACGTGTCGGGGCGGGCCAGGGCAAGCTCGGCGACCACGCGCAGGGCCAGCGGCAACCGGGCACACCGCGCGGCCAGCGTCGCCGCGGCCTGCGGCTCGGCGGCCACCCGCGCGCCGATCAGCGCGTGCAGCAACGCCACGGCCTCGCCCTCGTCGAGCAGGTCGAGCACCATCCGCGCGGCGCCGTGCCGGGCGACCAGGCCCGCCTGCGCGTCCCGGCTGGTCACCACCACCAGGCACGACGACGAGCCGGGAAGCAGGTGCCGGACCTGTTCCACCGACGCGGCGTTGTCCAGCACGACAAGCATCCGCCGCCCGTCGATCAGGCTGCGAAAGCCGGCCGCGCACTCCTCCACCTCCAGCGGCACCTGCTCGCCGGGCAGGCCGAGCGCGCGCAGCATCCGGCGCAGCGCGTCGACCGGGCGCATCGGCTGCTCCGGGCCGTAGCCACGCAGGTCGAGATAGAGCTGGCCGTCGGGGAAGAGGTCGCGGCGCCGGTGCGCCCAGCGCAGCGCCAGCGCGGTCTTGCCGACCCCCGCCGTACCGGTGATCAGGAGCACCCGCGGCGGGCCGGCCGACGGGCCGGCCAGGCGGTCCAGCTCCGCCATCCACGCCTCCCGGCCGGTGAACCCGAACGCCTCGGCCGGCAGCTGGGCGAGCGGCGGCGGGGCCGGCGGCGCGGCCCCGTTCGCCCGCTCCGGCGCGGCACCGTCCTGTCGCAGCAGTGCCTCGTGCGCGGCGATCAGCTCGAGGCCCGGGTCGACGCCCAGCTCGTCCGCCAGCAGGCCACGGACCCGGTGAAACGCGGCGAAGGCCTGCGCGCGGCGGCCCGCCGCCTGATACGCGGTGATCAACCGGGCCTGGCCGACCTCGTCCAGCGGCTCGGCGGCGACCGCCTCCTCCAGTACGCGCACGGCCTCGGCGAACCGGCCGGCCCGCGTCAGCGCCTCGCCGCAGCGCAGCAGGGCCAGCCGCCGCTCCTGCGCCAGCGCCAGCACCTTGGGGTGCCCGGCCAGCACCGGAACATCGGCAAGCGGCGCACCCCGCCACAGCCGCAACGCCTCGCCGAGCAGCCCCGCCGCCCGGCCACCGTCCCGGCCCGGCTCGGCGCGGGCCCGCTCCACCAGCGCCCGGAACCGGAACAGGTCGATGTCCTCCCGCGGTACCCGCAGCGCGTAGCCGTCGCCGACCGCGGGCAGCACGACGCTGCGGCCGTGCGCCGGGCGGGACGGCTCCAGCAGCCGGCGCAGGTTCTTGACGTGCGTCTGCACCACGTTTACCGCGCTCGGCGGCGGCCGGCCGACCCACAGCGTGTCGATCAGCTGCGCGCGGGTCAGCATCTGCCCGCCCGCCACCGCCAACAGCGCCAGCACCGTCCGCTGCCCGGTCGACGCCGGCGAGACCGTCGCACCGGCCACCTCCACGCGCACCTGGCCGAGTACCTGTATCCGGACACTCATCCCCATCCCCCCTCAGCTGGTTCGTTGCGAGGGGCGCCGAGGATGGCGCGCCGACCTGACGAACTGCTTCCGGGTGGATGGCCGCCGCCGGTGGTCGTGCCGGACGCTGAAGGTATGAACGGCGGGCGACTGGCAATCTGCGTGATCGGCGCCGGGCCGCGAGGGCTGTCGGTGATCGAACGGATCTGCGCCGACGAACGCGCCGACCGCCGCCAGAACGCCGTGCTGGTGCACGCGGTGGATCCCGATCGTGCTCGGCGCGGGCGCGCGGAGCCGTCCACGGCTGCTGTCCCCGCGTCAGGCGGCCGACGCACACCGCCGGATGGAGGCGGGGCGGTTGCGCGGCAGGCGGGTGCTGCTGCTGCCGGACGAGCGGGCCGGGACCTAACCGTCCGCCCGCGGGAGTCCGCACCCCACGCTGAGCAGCGCGTACGCCGCCGACGCCAGCGTGACGTGCCGGTGCCAGCCGCCGAACGACCTGCCGACGAAGTCGGCGAGCCCCACCCGCCGGCCGGTCTCGACCGCGCCCCGGTGCGCGGTGCGGCGAAGCCGGCTCAGCGCGAGAAGGGTCGCCGGATGGACGTCGCCCAGGTTGGTGAGGTGCAGTTCCTCGGGCCAGACCCGCCGGGGGCGCCCCGAGCCGAGCAGGGTGAGCGGCGCCCGCCCGTTCACCGACCGGACGTCCGCGCTCGCCACCAGGTCGGTACGCGGTGCCGGGCCGTCCCACCTGGCGGGTCGCCGGGCGGCCCGCAGCGCGGCGATCCGGTGCTGTGCGGTCGTCTCCGCGCCGATCGGGAACGCCGGGGGCACCTTGGCCAGGAACGGCAGGCCCGCGGCGTGCAGCCGGCGGATCGTGCCCGGCAGGTACTCGTCCGGGACGTCGACGACGACGGGCCGGGGCGGCATGCCCCACCGGGCCGTGACCGTGCGGACGGCCTCGACCGCGCACTCCTCGAAGCTCTCCGCGGGAACATCGGCGGGGATGGCGGCGCGGCTGCGCCGGCGCGTGTCGTCCGTCCAGCGCGACGAGAGGTGCAGCCGCCAGTTGACGGGGTAGACGACCTCGGCGCTGACCGCCCACACGCCGACGGCGCGCTGCACCCGCCTTCGCTGCCCGGACTCGCCGGCGAGCGGGTCGGCACCCACCGAGCAGTCGCCCATCTTGGGGATCACCAGCGGGCGCACCACCCAGGCGGCCGGCGGCGCCAGCCGCGTCACCGCCTGCGCGAAGGACCGGCGCACCGGCTGCCAGTCCCACGGGGAATTCGCCACGAAATGGTGCAGGCTCTGCTCGCCCACCTCGCCGTTCAGCGCGGCCGCGATATTGCGTACGGTCTTGCGTCCCTCGGCGAGCAGGAGGCCGCGCAGGTACTGATGTCCCCTGCTCCGCTGGTCGGCCCGCGATAACGAATCGAACAAGGACGTACAAATCACATCGAACAACGAAGTGTCCACAATTACCCCCGCAGTCGGTCCCCTGGAATCCAGGTAGCGTGCGGGGCACGACTGAATCGGCATTGAACCGGCACTGGACAGCGACTGGACCGCACCGCGGCTAGAACGCGTCGACCGTTCTGTCAGGGATGGGTCACTGCCGAATCATTGCCCCTCTCCCGGTCCCGGGGTGTAATGGGCGAAACCAGCTGACAATCCGCGGAGATGACCATGGCGGAATACAAGATCAGCAATCTCTCCATTCGGATCGAAGATCAAGTTCTTCCCTTGGGAGTACTCGTCGGGCACGGCAAACAGATCGGCGACCTCGGCGACGGGGAGGCCGACGGCGGCGGCTGCGGATGTAGTTGTAGCTGCACCTGCTCCTGTACGTGCACCTGTACCTGTACCGGCACAGCACCCACCCCGCCGGCGGAACCGGACCCCGAACCGGACCCCGAACCGGACCCCGGCGAGCCGGACCCCAGCGAACCGGATCCCGACCAACCGCACCATCGACCGGCCGGCCGGGGTGGCCGCGCCGGCAAATTCGAAAATGTCGAGCTCGCCCTTCTCCGGGAATCTCTGAAGAATGCGCTGGAAAATCTGGACGAGATTGCGAGGAACCAACCGAAGCGCCCGAAAGCGTGATCACGCAAGGTGAATCGGTCACCCTCCGGGATATTTGGCGGTTCCAATCCCCCACCCGGCTCGTCCCGGCCGACGGCGCGCCCGAACGCGCGAAGCTACTCCCCGAGGAGATCGCCGGACCACTGCGCCGTCTGGCCGACGGGAACGGGACGACCCCGGCCGCGACCGGGCTGGCGCCCGCCGTGCTGCGGGCGCTCGAACTCGACGGAGTCGTCCGGGTCACCCCCGCGCCGCCACCCCCCGCGCAATGGATCGCGGCCGCCGGCGACGACTCCGCCGAGATCGCCGCGCTCACCTGGGGCGCGGCCTTCACCCGGTTGACCGCCGAGGAACTGACCCGGCGCCTGTACTTCTTCGGCCGACTTCCCGTTACGGCCGATTGGATCCGGCGCCTTCCGGATGAGGACGCGGTGGCTCGCTGGCTGGGGGTCGCCGAGGCCGAGCAGGCCCTGCACGGATTCCACCCGCTCCGCCGTACCCGCGAGACATGGGTGTGGCGGCGCTGGACCCGGCCGGCAGCCCGCGGCGCGGCCGGCAAGCTGTACGTGTGCTGCGCGCCGGCGGACCTACCGGGCGTGCTGCGAGCGAGCCTTCCGGTCCTGCGGCATCGCGCCGTCACCGGCTTCAAGCTCGGCTACGACCTGCCCACGCTGTTACGCCCGGACAAGTTCGTGCTGTTCCTGGATGACCGCGGGCAGGCCGACGAACTCGCCGAGCGCGTCGCCGACGCCGTCGGGCCCTGCCCGGTCCATCCGCTGCCCTTCGCCGCCGTCACGGCCGCCGGCGACCTGGTCCGCACGGCCACCGACCCCGCCGATACGCCCGGGCGCCCGGCAACCCGGGAGCGGGCCAGCTGGCGGCTGAACATCTGCCGGCTGGCCGCCGAGACGCTCGTCGCGAACCGAGGCCGGCCGCGGATCGAACGGGTCGCCGCCGCCCTCGAACGGCTGACGCTCGCGGGTATCGACACCCGGTGCTGGGCGTGGCGGGAGGCGGCATGATCCTGGCCGGTCAGCGGCTGACGATCCCGGCGGACCTCATGGCGGTACGCGCCCGCGACCTTCCCCCCGCCGACAGGGAGGCGCTTGGCGACGTGTACGACGACACGGGCGTGGCGCTCGGACGGCGGACGAGCCGCCGGTCCTCGATCTTCGTCACCGGCCCGCTGTACGCGCTGCTCGAAGAGTTCCGCACGCCGGCCACCGTCGTCGAGGCGATCGCCCGCCGCGCGGCCGGCACCGATCAGGCCGCCGAGCGCATCCTCGACGACAGCTTCTCCTCCCTGATGCGGCTGCG belongs to Amorphoplanes digitatis and includes:
- a CDS encoding IS701 family transposase, producing the protein MPIQSCPARYLDSRGPTAGVIVDTSLFDVICTSLFDSLSRADQRSRGHQYLRGLLLAEGRKTVRNIAAALNGEVGEQSLHHFVANSPWDWQPVRRSFAQAVTRLAPPAAWVVRPLVIPKMGDCSVGADPLAGESGQRRRVQRAVGVWAVSAEVVYPVNWRLHLSSRWTDDTRRRSRAAIPADVPAESFEECAVEAVRTVTARWGMPPRPVVVDVPDEYLPGTIRRLHAAGLPFLAKVPPAFPIGAETTAQHRIAALRAARRPARWDGPAPRTDLVASADVRSVNGRAPLTLLGSGRPRRVWPEELHLTNLGDVHPATLLALSRLRRTAHRGAVETGRRVGLADFVGRSFGGWHRHVTLASAAYALLSVGCGLPRADG
- a CDS encoding WD40 repeat domain-containing serine/threonine protein kinase — protein: MTLIPLHPDDPRRLGDFALVGRLGAGGMGAVYLARATDGRRVAVKVVRREWSADPEFLARFRSEVRRARQVPPFCTAAVLHADLEHVPPFVVVEYVDGPSLAEVVRDRGPLEAGELYSLAVGVATALAAIHGAGVVHRDLKPANVLLGVGLPKVIDFGISRSVEMSEGLTRPGQVVGTIAYLAPECFDTAAPTRVSPAADVFAWGVLVGYAATGRTPFAADSPLATVGRILTQPPDLDGLTGRLRDLVSAALSKDPATRPAARDLLDALLRGERGEPVRGVAPELRAAALAARGSGSGRRRLWRAAVAAAVCAVLAAAGTAVAHFHEVAGAQAAVAARQSRDRTVQDLLNRSAQVSSTDPGLALRLAVSAQSLGPSPRGRGALNALLAAGYAGEVGSGRPLHTVEFRPDGAAVVLGGRDGELDIWAVDGDRFTRAGSLPVADEVTEDAAFTPDGKTLATIGRQARLWDVSDPATPRLLYARAVETLDGDLTVEFTRDGRRLVVQDEKRTAVWDVRDRRHPEAIWSTTPIEDEQTGATALSRDDKIMAGVERHGSLSIWTMTSRTRPRKVATVRGIGQVADIAFSPGADVMAVARVREGIRLYDVSHPTRPRRIADLAEPAEFVSTITFDPTGTRLAIGGSGGAVSLWDVRTPEYAVLVRTLRGVGGAVRDADFSPDGSRVLTVGDGVAHTAMLWRLNPFQAQRRAVLTGRGTYDYSPEVALSPDDDVAVVRSDGKLSSWNLRDVSRPRPIGKPVSLPDDSGVSPLRLRSDLRTVLAGGSLFDITGGRARRLIPAKDGELRWVLDLDSRRDLAAVFDNRSFRTGARAKVLICRVVAGRQPVVLASIPATHVNAAVFVPAAKSIVIADGGNADSAAVTIWDLTEPAKPRVVRTLRSDTEIRNLSTGGRTAFDGSDGIKIWNNRTGDDESVRIAHRPFFDAVVGLSFSAGEEMMAVATAGGTELWSVLDGAEPVLMSVIPGSETSGIAFSARRPLLATADDDKGVVVWDVGSMLATARDPLPAACRRSGGLSESEWRRYVSEVPFRRACR
- a CDS encoding AfsR/SARP family transcriptional regulator; this encodes MSVRIQVLGQVRVEVAGATVSPASTGQRTVLALLAVAGGQMLTRAQLIDTLWVGRPPPSAVNVVQTHVKNLRRLLEPSRPAHGRSVVLPAVGDGYALRVPREDIDLFRFRALVERARAEPGRDGGRAAGLLGEALRLWRGAPLADVPVLAGHPKVLALAQERRLALLRCGEALTRAGRFAEAVRVLEEAVAAEPLDEVGQARLITAYQAAGRRAQAFAAFHRVRGLLADELGVDPGLELIAAHEALLRQDGAAPERANGAAPPAPPPLAQLPAEAFGFTGREAWMAELDRLAGPSAGPPRVLLITGTAGVGKTALALRWAHRRRDLFPDGQLYLDLRGYGPEQPMRPVDALRRMLRALGLPGEQVPLEVEECAAGFRSLIDGRRMLVVLDNAASVEQVRHLLPGSSSCLVVVTSRDAQAGLVARHGAARMVLDLLDEGEAVALLHALIGARVAAEPQAAATLAARCARLPLALRVVAELALARPDTSLAELAGDLADHRDRLALLDAAGDRHTGVGSVLQWSYRDLAPSTAAAFGLLALHPGADFDRHVAAALTGVGTPAVDQVLDRLTRAHLVQRDDSGRYRMHELLRAHARGLSGGIDSAAGRAAGTRLLDHYLAATAAAIDTLHPAGRPCRPDSGTHPPATPAFPDAASARGWLDAERANLLAVVLHAAEHGWPAHAVRLRRTLDPASSM
- a CDS encoding glycoside hydrolase family 43 protein; the protein is MHRTVPRRRRWAAIAAALGLFLSFFAATSATPAFAAAGTFRNPVGTGPDPFMTYFNGNYYLLMTEGDAIRIRRSRSVATLLNAPAIQVWRDTDPARNQHVWAPELYRVNNRWYLYYTADNGVDENHRLFVLESAGDDPAGPYQFKARLVPPNRDVFAIDAGLMRHNGRLYLMWSGLNEFQHNGINIAPLSNPWTVSGNAVSLNAAGHCPEVREGPAFLYRNGRTWMTYSVCDTGKPDYGLWMMSVASGADPLNRASWQQHNGALFSRQDARGVYGPGHHGFFTSPDGTETWIVYHAKTTGVFTYSNRTTRVQRVGFDADGSPSLGQPLAIGATQDLPAGDPGPSTGWINNDGRSSGGGSLVYSGTWNSGTGCAAACFWGDDHWTNQAGATATYTFTGTQLALLSVRDTGNGIAAISVDNGPEQRADLYGAIRVGEALNYLSPRLTYGTHTVRVRVTGERNAASAAAYVSIDRAEFWTG